GCGGCGGATACTGGATCGCCGAAACAGACCCCACCGCAGCAGCCCAGGCGGTCACCATCCAACGGACGATGGAGAGCGTTCCGTGGGCGGTCCTGGCCACCGATGGGGCCTTCAACACCATGCAGCACCTCGGGCTGAACAACTGGCCGAATATCGCCGCCTGCGATCACGAAGACCTGGACGCGCTGCTACGCCAGTGCGAAACTTGGGAAGCTGAGCACGACCCGAACGGCCAAGCCCTCCCCCGCTCCAAGCGCCACGATGACAAAGCCATCGCCGTCGTCCGGTGGTAGCACTGAGGAAAAAACCATGCCGGAGACGCCCAAGCATTCGGTCAGCGTGGCCGGTGTCGTCATCGACGAAGCCGAGCGAGTGTTGCTCATCCAACGCCGCGACAACGGCCATTGGGAACCGCCCGGCGGTGTCCTCGAACTCGGCGAAGGCTTCACCGAGGGAGTCTGCCGCGAAGTGCACGAGGAGACCGGCCTGACCATCGACGTCGATCGACTCACCGGCGTGTACAAAAACATGACCCGCGGCGTCGTCGTCATTGTCTTTCGCTGTCGAGCCCTCGACGGAACCATCCATCCCACCGACGAGGCAGCACGGGTGGAGTGGTGCGAGCTGTCCGAAGCGCTCTCCCTGATGAATGAGGCCTACGCCGTGCGCATCTCCGATGCCTACAAGGACACACCTCCTACTCGCACCCACGACGGAGTTCGGCTTACCGCGCACACCTGACCCGGAGTGCGTGTGTGCAGAGTTTCTTTTCTTCTTCTCGGCGGCCCCTCCGGGGCCGCCGAGAAGAAGAAATGTCCTCACTGGACAGGCAGGCTCCGGGATGACCACCAAACAGTACCTCTACGGAGAGAGAAGCCGGTAGATATCGACTCCGTATCATCGCCGCGCGAGGTGCTTATTCACTCTCTGAAGAAATTGGCAGGAAATCCGACAGCCGCGTATACTTGATCAAATCTTTCAAAGTGTTAGCGGTGAAGACCTTCCCTCGCGTTGCAGTAATCAGTTGTCCCATGTCTTCCCGGCGAATTCCAAATCCTCGGCCGTCAATGCAGGCTACGACCTCGAACGCCGGCTCGCCCTCGCGTTCACGGTCGTCGCGCATCGTGGCCAGACGGTGAATCCGAGCCACCTTGTCTCGAGCAGTTCCGTCGTCTCCGGTGATCTTCGCTTCGATAATCACCGCCGGATCAACTTCGTCCGGTGTGAAAAAATCAGGCGCCTGGTCAAAGCCCGGCACACGCTCGGCACGTTTGGTTTTACGAAAGGGAATACGAGCAGCATGAAGTCGATCTTCGATGGCGTTCTCCATCACGTCACCGACAAGCTCGGAGACGCCATCGCGGTGGCTCGCAAACGGCCTGCCGAGATAGCGCTCATACAACAATACTGCATACGGGATATGTTCCTCGGCGGCGTACCGAACCGAATCGAGCCCTTCCTTGGTGTCGATCTTGTCGAGTCGGTGGATCATGCCTTCTTGTGCCTCGGCGGGTCCCTGGGCCAGGACCGCACACGCTGCCATAAAGAGCGCAGTGGTGCGCTCGACGGTCAACTTCGAAGAGCCACCGCGTGTCGAGAAGTAGTTCGGGTCAGTTCGGATCTTGGAATCA
This Haloactinomyces albus DNA region includes the following protein-coding sequences:
- a CDS encoding NUDIX hydrolase, translating into MPETPKHSVSVAGVVIDEAERVLLIQRRDNGHWEPPGGVLELGEGFTEGVCREVHEETGLTIDVDRLTGVYKNMTRGVVVIVFRCRALDGTIHPTDEAARVEWCELSEALSLMNEAYAVRISDAYKDTPPTRTHDGVRLTAHT